The genomic window AATCGAATTCGATTTCAATCGTAGCGATATGACCCGGTTTAAAAACGCCTCCCGGATTTACGTTCGGATTGGAAGTGGTCTTATTCGATTCTTCGTGAATCTGAAGTCCGGCCGTCAAGTCCGCAGCGGATACGGTTTTCGTGTTGGAAGCCGTGATTTCTTTTCCGTCTTCCCGCACAACTTTTCTCGTAAATTTTGCGCCCGTGCCTACCACGAGTTTGATAAAGAAAGTGTGTTTGTATCCGGCGCCTCTTGCAACGTGTTGATACGTTCCTCTGAGTCGAATCACGTCGCCCGCCGCATTCAAGTCGACTTCGTTATGCATCTGGATCACGTAGTCGTTTAAGTCTGCGTCTCCCGCGCTTGGATACAAGTCTTCAAACGCAACGGTGCTGACTCCTTCCGCCGGTGTGCGGATCATAGAAGCGCGAGTCGGATCTTGAGGATACGCGTCCAAGGAATCGGGAATTCCGTCCTTGTCCGTATCGGCAGGCGGTGCGGTCACGACCGGAAGAAGAACTTCGTATTTGATCTCGCGATTGATTCCGATGACGTTGATGAGATTGATGATGTTGGAGATAGATTCTCCGTTTGCGGTGATCTCGAGAGTGATCTGACCTACGGAAGTTTCCACCGTGATCGTTCCGGAAACTTTTCCGGCGCTGTCGGAAATTCCTTGGAACAGGATATTCCCCATGTTGTCGGAAACGATTACCGTCGCGCCCGATACGGGCTTGGATTGTTTATCGGTTACGATCAGATTCAAAGGAATGGTTTGAACCGTGTTGTAGTTAAACGGAGGAGTTCCTACTTGATCGTTCACTGTGATCACACCGGTTACGTCCGGAGCGGAGGAACCGCCGGAAGAAGAACCACTGCCCGCATTCGGATCGGTTCCCGGTTGAGAAGAATTGTTGGAGCCGCTTCCGGAATTGGAAGAAGAACTTCCGCCGTTAGAAGAAGATCCGCCGGATGCAACGTTGTCTCCGGAACCGGAATTAGAAGAAGAGCCCGAACCCGAGTCGGAATTTCCACCGGAGCTGGAACCTCCACCGCTTACCGCGCCGCCATCGCCGGAGGATGAGCCTGTTCCAGAGGAAGAACCACCCGATGCGGAAGAACCGGAATCTCCCGTCGAAGAAGAACTCCCCGAGTTAGAACCGCTTCCGGAAGAAACGGATGAATCTCCGCTGCTGGAACCGGAACCGCTATTGCCGGAGCCGCTTCCCGCGTTTGCATTGGAAGAAGAACCGGAATTTGATCCGGAAGAACCGCTGTCGGAACTGTTCCCCGACGAAGCGGAAGAAGGAGTGCTCGTTGTGTTGGTAGGATAAACTACCGTGTTATTTCCCGTGGTATTATCCACGATGACGACCGTCCCACCGTTGGAAGCGGACGCAGTTTCGGTGGTGACTCCCGATTGTCCGTTTGCCGGAGTAGAACTACTGGTATCTTGATTGAGCAAGGCTAAGAGCGGCCAAAGCGCGCCTTTTTTCTTGCCGTTGCAACCGATCGCAATGCTTACCGCAAGCAGTATGAATAGAATCTTCTTCATGATCCCTATATCCCTTTTTTTAGTTAGAATAAAAGACGAAGAGTACTACATATTAAATACTATTGGGGTAGGAATTATAGAAGATTTTTTCGGTATCACCAATGACTTTTCCGATCGGAAAAGTCATTTTTTGTTAATTTATGTCTTTTTAATATGGCTTGCGCGCGATATGAAGGACCGCGTTCCCGAATACGAAATTGCGGTAACGCACTTCCTGAAACCCGGCTTTTTCCAGAATGGATTTGAGAGTTTCCTGATCGGGATAAGAAAGGGAAGAAACCGGAAGATAATCGAACATCTCGTTTTTTCCTCCCCAAAGAATATAACCCATGATCGGAACGATTCGGAAGAAGTAGAAGTCGGCCGCCCAGCGGATCAGAGGATTTTTTACCTTTCCCACATCCAAGTTGAGGAACAAACCGCCCGGTTTTAATACACGGAGAATTTCACCGATCGCTTTGGGGAGATTGTCCACGTTACGCAAACCGAATCCGATCGAAACCGCGTCGAACTGAGCGTTCTTGAAATTCTTGAGCTGCGTCGCGTCGCCGACTTCGAAACGAACGCGACCTTGTTCGCCTTGTTTTTGCAAACGGGTCTTTGCGATTTCGAGCATGTTCTCCGAAAAATCCACGCAAGTCACATGATCGATCGAGGGAGAATTCTCCAATCGAACGCTGATATCCCCGGTTCCGCAGCAGAGATCCATAACGCGAAGATGAGCGGGAAGATTTTTTTCGACCTCGTTCACCAGACGATTCTTCCAAACTCGATGAAGAAGAAAGCTGTTCCAGTCGTTGAAGCGATCGTATTTTTCGGCGATCTTGTTGAAATTCTCCCGAACAAAACCGGCCTTGCAATCGACTTGAGGCATTTGAAATTCGGACATAGGGCTATTGAAACGATCTCAAAATGGGACTGTCTGGCAAGAACAGTTTTTCTTCCTTCCGAATAATCGAAAGAAACGTTGGATCCTATTTTGCGATGACTTTGTTTTTACGAACGATCCGAGCGCATTTAAGTTGCAAGCGCGACTCAAGATTAGAATGACAAACGGACGTGAAAGGATATTCTGCTCCTATCTTCGGGGGTTCTATTCGTGGAGGCGTTGTTTGCAAAAGGAGGATGGGTATCGATTCTCATCCTGATCGTAAGCTTTATCAATCTCGGACTTTTTATCCGAGTCAGAACCTTTCTTCCCGTTCTCAAACGAAAACTTTTATTCCGTCTGCAAGGCAACGATCACGACGGAAACAACGACCGCCAAAACGCGGACTTAAAATTGATCCTTGAAGATCCCGATGAATTTTTTACGCGGGAATTTTTCGTTCCCGAATCGATGATCGCCTGGATCCGCAACCTAGCGGGGATCGCGACCATGCTCGGACTGCTCGGAACCGTGATCGGAATTTCGGTCGCGTTCGAAGAGATGAAAAACGCGGGAACCGTCAGCCTTGAAATTTTTTCCGAAGGAATCCGGCTCGCACTCAACACTACGATCGAAGGACTTTGTGTCGCGATCCCTTCCGTATTAGGGTTTCAATATCTCAAAACCATTCTTCATAAAACGGAGATCGAACTCAAATCCGCCGTGGACAACGGCGTATCGAATCCAATCCGAGCGACCGAATGAAAAAACCGAACGCAAAACGAAGAAGTCTTCTGGAAGGAGACGATTCTCCGCTCGATATGACGAGCATGCTGGACGTGGTTTTTATTCTTTTGATTTTTGCGATGGTCGCGATGAGTTTTCAAAAGGAAGTTCATTCTTTGCCGGTCGCTCTTCCGAAGGCGGAAACGAAGTCGGGAGCGGACGGAACCAAAAAAGAAGTATTCTTGTTAAAGGACGGAAAACTCCAATACGGAACCGCAACGTTCGGAGAAGAGGAATGGAAGCGCGTCGTTTCCAAAGGCGAGTTTCAAAACGAAGTCGTCTGGATCTACGGAGACGAAACGGTCGGCTACGGGAAGTTCGTGTTCGTTTTGAACAGTTTAAAGAATTCTAATTTAAAAGAATTGCATTTAGCCGTTAAAAAGGACTGATCAGGACTGAAGTTTGGGGTTTTCCTTATGACGATCCTTGTCCCGTTCGGTGTTCTTTTTCAAAGTGGCGCGCAATGCGTCTTCGAGGGAAATGCCCATCTGATTGGCGAGACAGATCAAAACGAAAAGGATGTCGCCCATCTCTTTCGAGATACCGTTCGGATCTTCCCCTTTTTTAAAGGATTGATCTCCGTACGTTCTTGCCACGAGCCTGGAAAATTCTCCCACTTCTTCCATTAGAATCGCGAGGTTGGTGAGTTCCGAAAAATAACGAACGCCGAAGTTTTTGATCCATTCGTCCACAACGGCTTGCGCCTGATTCAGGGAAAGATCAGGCTCGCTCATCTTTGTGCATCCAATCGATCTACCAAAATCTCCGTCGGCTCCGGATAACAACCCCCGCTCAAATGATGCGGATCGATGTATTTCTGACAAGTAACCTGCGCGCGGAAGTCGTTCATATCCAGAGGGAATACATTCTTAAATTCTAATACTTCTTTGCGGATCGCTTCCCAAGCGGGGTAAAATTCCGCGGACTTCACTCTGGTCTCGAGTCCGGTGTACAAAAGAGGGGACCACAACACGACCTTGATTCCGTTCTTTTCCGCGGTCCTCAAGAACTGAAAGAGAAAGTTTTTCTGAACCGGAGAAATCTTGATATAACGATAGATGTCGTTGTAATATTTCGCGGATTCCTCTTCGAGCTTTTCGGGAGGGGTGTTCGCAAGAAGGACGTTCGGAATTCCTCCATTAAACTTATCCGATTCCGTCATGAGTACGTTTCGAATCGCAAGCATCATCTCTTTGGAACCCGGGTCTTTGATTCTTTGCATCGCTTCCTTAAAACGGGGAGGGAAGACAGTCGTTCTAAAAACCCTCGATCGCAAAAACGTATCCCAATCGTTTGTGGAGAACTCGTCCGCGTGTCTTAAAAAATACGGAAGATCGTATGAATAACGCAGCGGATAACGATTGCAGAAGTCCGTCATCGAATCGGGATAAAATTCCAAAATCGCGTAATCGGGTTTAATCCCCGCGGAAAGAATCTTTTCGAGATTGTAGTTGTGATACGAAAACGGAGCCGACGGCGCGGAGAAATTGTAAACGATCAGATCCTTTCTTTTTTTTCGGATCGTATCCAGGGAGAATTCTCCCATGTGAGACGTTCCGAAAAAGATCATCGTTTTTTGATCCGATGCGGCGTTTGATTTTTCCTTTACCAATGCGGCAAGGACGCGGTCTTTCATTTCATAAAAGTAATATTCGGCGCCTGCTTCCGTGTACGGACGAATCCACTCGGAAGATAAAAGTCGATCCAAGGAAAACGCGAAAATAAAAAATGCAAGAGGCACCCAGAGGAGCTTTTTGCGGAATAAAGGAATCAAGTCGGTTTGTTTTCGGTCGTTCATGATTCCCCTTAGAATTGAAAGTAGATAAAATCCTGACCCTTTCCGGCGTAATTGGAAAGAAGCAAAACCAACAAAATTAGAAAAACGGAAATTACGATTTTTTGATGTTTGAAATAGAATCGAGGAGCCTTTTCGAAATACTCCAGCGTATGAAGCAGAAAACCGCCGATTAAAAACGGCGCGACGAGATTCGTCTTTAAAACCTGCTTTGTCGGCTCGGAAACCCAGACAAGACCGTGATGAAAGATATGCCAACAATCGGCCAAACTTTGAGAGCGGAAAAAGATCGCACCGATTACGAAAATCGAATATACGAACGAAGCTCGAATCGCAAACCAGAGGAATCCTTTTTCGGGAAGTTTCGGAATTCCAAAACGATCCATCAATCGATCGATCACGAGGCAAAGTCCGTGCCAAAAACCCCAGATCACATAAGTCCAACTCGCCCCGTGCCAAAAACCGCCTAACGTGAATGTGGTGATGAGGTTGAGATAAATTCTAGGCTCCGAAGTTCTAGAACCTCCGAGTGGAATGTAGATATAATCCCGAAGCCAAGTCGCAAGCGTAACGTGCCATCTTCTCCAGAGGTCTTGAATGCTCTGACTGAAAAAAGGCGCGCGAAAGTTTACCGGTATGTTGAATCCCATCAGAAACGCGCAACCGCGCGCGATGTCCGTATAACCGCTGAAGTCGCAATAAACCTGCCAAGTAAATCCCTGCACCGCGAGAAACAAAGAATAATCGTCGTATTCGGAAGGATTGCGGAACACCGGATCCACCAAAGAGGAGATGTTATCCGCAACCAGAATCTTCTTCGCGATCCCCAATCCCAAAAGATACAAACCGGCGTAGATGTACGAAGGTTTGATTCTTACCTTATCCAGAATCGGAAAAAAGTCCTGATGTCTCATGATCGGACCCGCGACCAACTGAGGGAAGAAGAGAATGAACAAGGTAAACCGGAAAAAACCGCAGTTTTCCGTGATCTTTCCGCGGTAGACGTCGACTACGAACGCGATGATCTGAAACGTATAAAAGCTGATCGCTAAGGGAAGAATGATCTGAAACCCGAAGGCCTTTTGATCCAGGAATCCCCAACCGGTCCAAGCGTAAAAGTTATCCGTAAAAAAGTAGAAGTATTTAAAGATTCCGAGATTGATCAAATCCAGTATAATTACGGCTCTCAAAACTCCGAGGCTTTTTTTCTTAAACAGACTGGAGATTGCAAGATAGTTAATATAAAGAATCGCTAATAGATGGAATAGAAACGGAACGCTCCAGGTCGCATAAAAAACCAAGGAAGCGATCACGATCACCCATTCTCTGTATTTTCTTCCGTCGTAAGCCCAGTAAAAAACGTAAACACAGAGAAAGAAAAGAAGAAAGAGAGTGGATGTAAAAATCATTTCTTATCCTTTTCCAAAATCCCTTTCAGATCTTTTGCAAACGCATTGGTAAGTTTCTGCATCCCGATCGAGTTCAGGTGGATCAGATCGTAGTAGTAATCCCCGTTTTCCGGTCCGTCCAAAAGATCCTGATAATCGAGTAAAGGCACGGGGTTTTCCGGATGAATTCTTGCAAGTTCTCGCTTCCACACTTCGTTGCGCTCCGGAAGTCTCCACTGCTGAATCAATTGACTGTACGGCGCTACGACTCCGATAATTTGGATGTCTTGTCCGTTTTCTCTGCCGATTCTACGGATCTCGTCGTGCAGAATCTTGAGCCGATCGAAGTATTGTCTTGTCACTTCGTCCTCGATCGCGTTCGACAACGGATTGCTCGAGATGACGCAAGTATCAAAGATCGCCTTTTTGTGAAAACGATCCGAACCTTCTGGGATCGGCTGACCGTTTGCGGGATCGGTTTTCGCGACGCAATCGGGCACGTCCTTGATCGGATACATGCTGATCTTTTCTTTGTAAGAATTCTCGTAGTCCCAAGGATCGGAATTCTCCAGTTTGAAACGTTTACCTATGTCCTTGATTCTCTTGGAAGGACTCAAAATCAGATCCTGAATATCTCTTCTGTAAGCGATCGACTTGAGAGTGATATAAGCAAGGTCGTCCACATTTACGTCGTAACCGAAACTATAAATTCTCGGATAAACTTCCGCACGATCGAACTCGGAGATCATCGCCAGAGTATG from Leptospira yasudae includes these protein-coding regions:
- a CDS encoding LruC domain-containing protein — protein: MKKILFILLAVSIAIGCNGKKKGALWPLLALLNQDTSSSTPANGQSGVTTETASASNGGTVVIVDNTTGNNTVVYPTNTTSTPSSASSGNSSDSGSSGSNSGSSSNANAGSGSGNSGSGSSSGDSSVSSGSGSNSGSSSSTGDSGSSASGGSSSGTGSSSGDGGAVSGGGSSSGGNSDSGSGSSSNSGSGDNVASGGSSSNGGSSSSNSGSGSNNSSQPGTDPNAGSGSSSGGSSAPDVTGVITVNDQVGTPPFNYNTVQTIPLNLIVTDKQSKPVSGATVIVSDNMGNILFQGISDSAGKVSGTITVETSVGQITLEITANGESISNIINLINVIGINREIKYEVLLPVVTAPPADTDKDGIPDSLDAYPQDPTRASMIRTPAEGVSTVAFEDLYPSAGDADLNDYVIQMHNEVDLNAAGDVIRLRGTYQHVARGAGYKHTFFIKLVVGTGAKFTRKVVREDGKEITASNTKTVSAADLTAGLQIHEESNKTTSNPNVNPGGVFKPGHIATIEIEFDSPVKKTKLGNYPYDIFIKVANTGKDIHFPGLYKNADGTDKYLDSNRFPWAILVPGVWKYPYEGFDIRKESQSGYKEFNLWVASNGTSYKEWYKHITNEAKVFPVPDDSGLMGFLLLSVKKNAILVAVLLMAAGATAAYLLKRRTLSQA
- a CDS encoding ubiquinone/menaquinone biosynthesis methyltransferase, yielding MSEFQMPQVDCKAGFVRENFNKIAEKYDRFNDWNSFLLHRVWKNRLVNEVEKNLPAHLRVMDLCCGTGDISVRLENSPSIDHVTCVDFSENMLEIAKTRLQKQGEQGRVRFEVGDATQLKNFKNAQFDAVSIGFGLRNVDNLPKAIGEILRVLKPGGLFLNLDVGKVKNPLIRWAADFYFFRIVPIMGYILWGGKNEMFDYLPVSSLSYPDQETLKSILEKAGFQEVRYRNFVFGNAVLHIARKPY
- a CDS encoding MotA/TolQ/ExbB proton channel family protein codes for the protein MEALFAKGGWVSILILIVSFINLGLFIRVRTFLPVLKRKLLFRLQGNDHDGNNDRQNADLKLILEDPDEFFTREFFVPESMIAWIRNLAGIATMLGLLGTVIGISVAFEEMKNAGTVSLEIFSEGIRLALNTTIEGLCVAIPSVLGFQYLKTILHKTEIELKSAVDNGVSNPIRATE
- a CDS encoding ExbD/TolR family protein, yielding MKKPNAKRRSLLEGDDSPLDMTSMLDVVFILLIFAMVAMSFQKEVHSLPVALPKAETKSGADGTKKEVFLLKDGKLQYGTATFGEEEWKRVVSKGEFQNEVVWIYGDETVGYGKFVFVLNSLKNSNLKELHLAVKKD
- a CDS encoding nucleotide pyrophosphohydrolase, with the protein product MSEPDLSLNQAQAVVDEWIKNFGVRYFSELTNLAILMEEVGEFSRLVARTYGDQSFKKGEDPNGISKEMGDILFVLICLANQMGISLEDALRATLKKNTERDKDRHKENPKLQS
- a CDS encoding DUF1574 domain-containing protein, translating into MNDRKQTDLIPLFRKKLLWVPLAFFIFAFSLDRLLSSEWIRPYTEAGAEYYFYEMKDRVLAALVKEKSNAASDQKTMIFFGTSHMGEFSLDTIRKKRKDLIVYNFSAPSAPFSYHNYNLEKILSAGIKPDYAILEFYPDSMTDFCNRYPLRYSYDLPYFLRHADEFSTNDWDTFLRSRVFRTTVFPPRFKEAMQRIKDPGSKEMMLAIRNVLMTESDKFNGGIPNVLLANTPPEKLEEESAKYYNDIYRYIKISPVQKNFLFQFLRTAEKNGIKVVLWSPLLYTGLETRVKSAEFYPAWEAIRKEVLEFKNVFPLDMNDFRAQVTCQKYIDPHHLSGGCYPEPTEILVDRLDAQR
- a CDS encoding MBOAT family O-acyltransferase, with amino-acid sequence MIFTSTLFLLFFLCVYVFYWAYDGRKYREWVIVIASLVFYATWSVPFLFHLLAILYINYLAISSLFKKKSLGVLRAVIILDLINLGIFKYFYFFTDNFYAWTGWGFLDQKAFGFQIILPLAISFYTFQIIAFVVDVYRGKITENCGFFRFTLFILFFPQLVAGPIMRHQDFFPILDKVRIKPSYIYAGLYLLGLGIAKKILVADNISSLVDPVFRNPSEYDDYSLFLAVQGFTWQVYCDFSGYTDIARGCAFLMGFNIPVNFRAPFFSQSIQDLWRRWHVTLATWLRDYIYIPLGGSRTSEPRIYLNLITTFTLGGFWHGASWTYVIWGFWHGLCLVIDRLMDRFGIPKLPEKGFLWFAIRASFVYSIFVIGAIFFRSQSLADCWHIFHHGLVWVSEPTKQVLKTNLVAPFLIGGFLLHTLEYFEKAPRFYFKHQKIVISVFLILLVLLLSNYAGKGQDFIYFQF
- a CDS encoding SGNH/GDSL hydrolase family protein, which encodes MKEYIAFIKDSKFWIPVLILVFLETGMQFGCYRPFLKKNSYAANVSRITNHVLEKQNTFDPDVLVVGTSVAYQGLSLPILNKELASLGKKIQSIAIPGTELIVQDLAVLKTLPHFKKVKTVVHVFEITTPWVGQKILNLHTLAMISEFDRAEVYPRIYSFGYDVNVDDLAYITLKSIAYRRDIQDLILSPSKRIKDIGKRFKLENSDPWDYENSYKEKISMYPIKDVPDCVAKTDPANGQPIPEGSDRFHKKAIFDTCVISSNPLSNAIEDEVTRQYFDRLKILHDEIRRIGRENGQDIQIIGVVAPYSQLIQQWRLPERNEVWKRELARIHPENPVPLLDYQDLLDGPENGDYYYDLIHLNSIGMQKLTNAFAKDLKGILEKDKK